A genome region from Myxococcales bacterium includes the following:
- a CDS encoding Hsp70 family protein, whose amino-acid sequence MRLGIDFGTTRTVVAAVQDGRHPLASFDDDGEVRAHVPGIAAVRGGELLLGWRAAGALADGTAEHAIRSIKRVISALAPDEPVPGLPGITALELATAFFADLRAGLLERSTLDLDPDQPLEVMAAVPANAASRQRWLTLEALRRAGFAPLGLLNEPTAAALDFAHRHLELGRRSPKKYVVVYDLGGGTFDTSAVSLQGRHFDLIATAGLAHLGGDDFDQLILEAAGVAPTAATLERARAAKETLAPTTRRLLLDLGHGEPTTLDVAALYARAQPLINATIAQLEQLFDRLRARGIDPDDARELGGIYLVGGGASFPAVARTLRARFARKLQLAPQPFAATAIGLAIAADPDAHVLIREAVTRHFGVWREAAAGADKVFDPLIGKDTAGPVVIERRYRPAHPIGHLRFLECGALDDRGQPIQDLVSCRDIYFPYDPALAERGELATEPNPRRVELMTNEIVETYTYATDGTISVRIENRSRGYGRTYALGAS is encoded by the coding sequence ATGCGGCTCGGCATCGATTTCGGCACTACCCGCACGGTGGTCGCGGCGGTCCAGGACGGCCGCCACCCGCTCGCGTCGTTCGACGACGACGGCGAGGTCCGCGCGCACGTGCCCGGCATCGCGGCCGTGCGCGGCGGCGAGCTGCTGCTGGGCTGGCGCGCCGCCGGGGCCCTGGCCGACGGCACCGCCGAGCACGCGATCCGCTCGATCAAGCGGGTGATCTCGGCGCTGGCGCCCGACGAGCCGGTGCCGGGGCTGCCGGGGATCACCGCGCTGGAGCTGGCGACCGCGTTCTTCGCCGACCTGCGCGCCGGCCTGCTCGAGCGCAGCACGCTCGATCTCGATCCCGACCAGCCGCTCGAGGTGATGGCCGCGGTGCCCGCCAATGCGGCGTCGCGCCAGCGCTGGCTGACGCTCGAGGCGCTGCGCCGCGCGGGGTTCGCGCCGCTGGGCCTGCTCAACGAGCCGACCGCGGCGGCGCTGGACTTCGCGCACCGTCACCTCGAGCTCGGCCGCCGGAGCCCGAAGAAGTACGTCGTCGTCTACGACCTCGGCGGCGGCACCTTCGACACCTCGGCGGTGTCGCTCCAGGGCCGCCACTTCGATCTGATCGCCACGGCCGGGCTGGCCCACCTCGGCGGCGACGACTTCGACCAGCTGATCCTCGAGGCCGCCGGCGTCGCGCCCACCGCCGCCACGCTCGAGCGCGCCCGCGCCGCCAAGGAGACCCTGGCGCCGACCACGCGCCGCCTGCTGCTCGACCTGGGCCACGGCGAGCCCACCACGCTCGACGTCGCCGCGCTCTACGCCCGGGCCCAGCCGCTGATCAACGCCACGATCGCGCAGCTCGAGCAGCTCTTCGATCGGCTGCGCGCGCGCGGGATCGATCCGGACGACGCCCGCGAGCTCGGCGGCATCTACCTGGTCGGCGGCGGCGCCTCGTTCCCGGCGGTCGCCCGGACCCTGCGCGCCCGGTTCGCGCGCAAGCTGCAGCTCGCGCCCCAGCCGTTCGCGGCCACCGCGATCGGGCTGGCGATCGCGGCCGATCCCGACGCCCACGTGCTGATCCGCGAGGCGGTCACGCGCCACTTCGGCGTCTGGCGCGAGGCCGCCGCCGGCGCCGACAAGGTGTTCGACCCGCTGATCGGCAAGGACACCGCCGGCCCGGTCGTGATCGAGCGCCGCTACCGCCCGGCCCACCCGATCGGCCACCTGCGCTTCCTCGAGTGCGGCGCGCTCGACGATCGCGGCCAGCCGATCCAGGACCTCGTGTCCTGCCGCGACATCTACTTCCCGTACGACCCGGCGCTGGCCGAGCGCGGCGAGCTGGCGACCGAGCCCAACCCGCGCCGGGTCGAGCTGATGACCAACGAGATCGTCGAGACCTACACCTACGCCACCGACGGCACGATCTCGGTCCGGATCGAGAACCGCTCGCGCGGCTACGGCCGGACCTACGCGCTCGGCGCGAGCTGA